The Oryza glaberrima chromosome 5, OglaRS2, whole genome shotgun sequence DNA segment TCCTACGATTCAAAGAGGCCCTCAGAATGTGCACTACCTGCCTCTCCGGTCCTTTCACCCCAATATCTCTTTCCTCCTGAATAAACGCCTGATATGTTTCGATCAAGTGTTTCTGTTGGTATAGCCGCTGATTGGCCTTGAATGGACTCGTGAGCTGTGCTTATTGTGACTGAACTCTGGAGACTTGGAGTTGACCCCCAATTTGTTCATCGGATGTGCATGGAACATGGGGCTACTCTACTCATTAGCACGTCCATCCCCAATTCCCCATGGATCAAGCAAGGAACTACTGCTATTATTTCATTGCAGATCATGCAGCCAGACCACCACCATATTGGCGCTGATCGTTTCTGCTGGTTGTTGCAGCCAGCAAGCTGGGCATCCTGTTGCAGCGGTAGAAAATGAACTTGCATTAGGCTGTCTGCAGCCAGCAATACCGATCAGCGCCATTGATTGCGGGCGATATGACTACAAGAAAATATCGCTGatcctctctcacacacacacatgtatCCGAAGATGTTACCGTGAATCAGAAGTCATAGGGCCGTTTAAATTGGTGCCATTTTAAATCATACCAATATttagtaaaattaaaaaatatatagttgcaTTTAGtttgtgtactccctccgtttaacaatataagtcattctaacattttccacattcatattgatgctaatgaatctagacgtatatatctatctagattcattaacatcattatgaatgtgggaaatgctagaatgacttacattgtgaaacggaggaagtaccaaaTAGTGATAGTGCATAAGAAATTTTGGCAcaacatatttttattctatACTATCAAAGTTTGAAAATTATACCAACTaccaaaaagttaaaatttgaaagaTTGATCTTGACAATTATCTGAATTGAACAGGCACATACCCACTCAGGAAACATCTAGGCTCTCACGCCGTCTCACGgtccccacctgtcggcgaccgaGAGATGGAAGGAGCAGCGAGACGGACGGCACGGGGGCCCGTCAGGGTGGTCCGTGCCCACCGCCACCCGTGACGTTTGCTCGCCATCGATTGTGCCGGCGGCCGCACCGCCCGGCTCGGCCGGACACGTGTACGACCCTCCCCGCGCCGTGCGGCCTCTGCCACTCCCCATCGGACGGTCGGCCTCGCTCCGCCCGTGACCGTGTCTTTCGAATTAAAGGGGAGGCTTCCGCCGACCGGGCCCGTCCCCCCCTGCCCGTGCTGATGGGCCGGGGCTCCGATTAAAGGACCATATTTGCACATACCACCCTACACTTTCTCGAAAATTGTAGTGCTCGTACTAGTACTGGTTTCTTTTGTTGTTCTCATTGAGCATTAGCATGTGATTATTGGCTAATCTCTCCTTGTAAACCAAGGATCTGATGAAGCTTTGAAAAAGATCCAGATTTGCAGCTGGTTTTCTAATCAACATGGACATCGTAAGGCGTGCACAGCTCTTCTATAATGATCATGTCCGTACTACTACCACATGTTTAAAATTTGTGTTCCACAAGAGACACCAAAGGAACCATTCCTTGCGGTCCAGACCTGATGGCGATTAAAGTATTAAACCGAGAAAATTAAACCGGTCAGTGAACCTAGCATGTCTTTTGGCttcattgtttggcttattcgtGGAAATATTTATAAACTagaagtaatttgtgaataaaatttttatatacgtgttctcaATGGCATAAAAGTAAAGACTGAAAACTAAACTTTGATGAGAAAACCTCAAAACcagctttaaatttaaggttaaaaaattaaattttggctgataagtataaacataaacGGAAAGATAGGTCAGTTTGTTTGATTTGAAGAGAATTAAACAAAATTAAGGGAGAGTAATTCCATATCACAATAAACGTATAATAACTTCCCTCCAAAATACTTTTCTTATGCTCTATTTCCAATCTTGCAAGGACCCTAATGTAAAAGTTTGCGAgacacaaaaaaatattttctttaactTTCCCATCTCTTTCACAAATCACACACACCCCTCTTCGGctcttcctcatcttcttctcccttctctcgtcccctcctcccttctctcctaCCGAGTCCAGTGTCGAATAGCTAGAGGCGCCGGCCGCCATTGCTGGCCCCTGCACGCGCCGCCCCCCCTGCGCcaaggccgtcgccgccggcgggaagtgtagctcgccgccgccactctgcGCGCACCCCCTTCGCCttgctccgcccgccgccgccgccgccgccgaggtcgctGCCGGTGCCCCCGCGCGTGCCCTAGCCACTCcccctgccgcctccgcctccacatTGCCCCGCCCGCAGCTGAcggagtcgccgccgtcgccccccgCGCATCTGGCATCCAAGGCCTCCCACCCTCCACCGACGTCGCTCGGCTTCGCGGGGACCCTCCGGAGCTGTGGCCACAGGTTCGGCGAGGGCGCTGCTGTTGGTTGGACGAGCTCGTTGGTGGCCTGATCTGCTCAGTGGCGGTGCGGGGAGGCACGACAAGATCCCCGCCGGCCGGATCAGGTGGAGATTGGTTAGATCTTTTGGTTGGCATCCGCGGTTGTTGGTCCACTCGGTGCTAGCCTTGGTACGCTGCCTCAAAGCCTTGCTGCGGCCATGGTTTTGGCGTGAGAAGCTCGGTGGAAGATGTGGAAAGGGTTCCTCAGCAAGCTGCCCCGGAAGACCTCGGCCTCTGGGAGGGGCGCCGACCTCGACTCCGGCCAGTGCAGCAATGGCGCTGGGAATGGGAACCCGATACAGCGCACCAGCAGCTGCGGCAGCATCCCATCTGGCCGCTCCACTTCCACCATCAAGCGCATGTCATCCGCCATCTTCCCGTCCAGCGTCGTGGCTGGCATTGAGCCACTTGTCTCGTTCAAGGATGTCCCCAACTCGGAGAAGCAGAATCTGTTCGTCAGCAAGCTGAATCTGTGCTGTGCTGTCTTTGACTTCTCGGATCCGAACAAGAGCTCCGCGGAGAAGGATATCAAGAGGCAGACGTTGTTGGATCTCATAGATTACGTGGATTCCAGCAGTTCCCGTTTCTCCGAGGCGGTGATTGCTGCTAGCTCTAGGATGTTTGCTGTCAACTTGTTCCGGGTGTTTCCTCCAAATTACAGGTCCGGTTcatctggcggcggcgagggtgaagAGGAGGAGCCAATGTTTGAGCCTGCATGGTGCCATCTGCAGCTTGTTTATGAGCTGCTACTGAAATTTATTGGATCCTCGTCCCTCGATGCAAAGGTAGGGAAAAAGTACTTTGATCACTCCTTCATTGTGAAActgctgaatcttcttgattcAGAGGATCCAAGGGAAAGGGATTGTTTGAAAACTATTCTGCACAGGATTTATGGGAAGTTCATGGTTCACCGTCCTTTTATCCGGAAAGCAGTAAGCAATATATTCTACCACTTTGTGTTCGAGACTGACCGGCATAACGGAATTGCTGAGCTGCTGGAGGTATTTGGCAGTGTTATTAGTGGCTTTGCGTTGCCTCTGAAGGAAGAACACAAAATCTTTCTTTGGAGAGTTTTGGTTCCTTTACACAAACCAAAATCAGTTGGTGTGTATCTCCAGCAGTTGACATATTGTGTGACACAGTTCATAGAAAAGGATCCCAAGCTTGCTAGCTCAGTAATTATTGGTTTGCTAAGATATTGGCCAATAACAAATAGTCAGAAGGAGGTGATGTTTCTGAGTGAGATTGAAGAGATCTTGGAGACAATCAGCACGGCGGAATTCCAGAAATGTATGGTACCTTTGTTTAGGCGGATTGCTCAATGCATCAAGAGCTCTCACTTCCAGGTAACTTGCCCAAATAAATATAACCTATCGATGTTTATTTTCTGTTTTTGCCGCTATGCATTTCCCTCAcctaagaaaaataatatataggtGGTAAAAATAATATATCGGAGTACTACATATGAAAGTAGTTGTGGCCCTGTTTGATTGATCAATTGCCACGCTGATGAATTACTATACTAGTCGCTAACTCTACCGCTTCACCTAGACATTTTATTATATAGGTggtaaaattttatgtaaacaTCACTCAGTTGAAATGGATCATGATCGTAAAGCTCACATGGTATATAGGGTTTTTTTGGTTGCATCATTTATGTAAGGTATGAAAGCATTACCTGTTGACTTGCCAAATGGATGAGATAATAGATGTCTGATGGTCCGAAATAAATGTGGACAACAATAGTGGGCCATTATGTTATCAACTAATCATGCTTTGGGCATGGGGTTGCTCTGTACTGTTAATATCACAAATGTGAGATATTTGGACCAGCATTAAGAATTGAAGACATTTGTCTGCCATGACAGACTAATGCTTTTTATCCAAGTAATTGCCTCAACGAGATGGGTTTTTTCAGGTTGCTGAACGGGCGCTTTTCATATGGAACAACGATAACGTTATTAGCTTGATTGCACAAAACCGCCAAATGATCATGCCTATCATTGTTCCAGCATTGGAACATAATAGCCAGAATCATTGGAACCAAGCTGTCCTGAATCTCACAGATAATGTAAAGAAGATGTTTTCTGAGATGGATGACGTGCTCTTTTCGGCGTGCCTGGTCAAGTACAAGGAGGACGAAGAAAGGCAAGCTTCACTGGAATCAAAGAGGAGGTTAACATGGGAGAAGCTAGAATCAGCTGCTTCTTTCCAGCCAGTGACGGGCCATACAGCCGTCCTGGTAGGCCGCCAACCCTCAGCAAATTTGATTGCCACCCTTATTTAGCATGTGTTCAGTGGAGGTGAAAAATTAGCATGTGTTCAGTGAAGGTGAAAATGGGGTTCTTCACTTTCTGGTGATGCTCACCAACTGAACGACTTCAGACTTCACTATTTTTcccttatttcttttttatgtcTGTATTAGTAAGCAGTGCTGTAAGTTGTAACTATTTTCGTATGTTTATGCTCTGAAGGCAAAGCATGTATCGAGTGCTTAAACTCCTTACCTGTATCTTTGCCTGTTTATTTATGAGCAATTTCCTACGCCTAAACTCACTCTTCTTCTGGTCATGGTTGCTCAAGCAACTTCTAATACGTTGATTCAGTTTGGTAGTATCTCCTAATGTGGTATTCTTACAACCTAAAAGGGCATCTGGTGTGCTtgcaaataaaaattgtaaGATGATCTACGTAATGACCCTTGTTGAATTACATGCCATAAAGCTTCCAGTGTAGCATTTAGCTATTTAGCTTTGAAGATTTGTTAGTTTACTTGGCTACCTGTGTTTTCTTACTGCCTAAATGTGATCATTCAATGTCTTgtgtatttgaaaataaatactTCACTTGAAATACTGAGATGCAAAAGAAGAATTTGCAAGATAAGAACATGAAAAAGCCTAAATGTGATCATTCAATGTCTTCTGTATTTGGATATAAATTCTTCACTTGAATTTCCTGAGAtgcaaaaaatgaaaaaaagattcCGTTGCCGGGACTCGAACCCGGGTCTCTCGGGTGAGAGCCGAGTATCCTAACCAGCTAGACTACAACGGATTATTGAGTATTGTTTCATGTATAGTTATATTCACTAAGGCACTTCACAAACAACTCCGTAAAAGTTATTTTTCTACCGAAGTAAATGTAAATTTCAATGATATGGTATAATTTTTACATATTGCCAATAAATTCCAGGAGAAAAATCATTGCATGCTTCCGTGTTCAACAGTGCATAGCAGGTAGTACAACTTGATCGCTGATCACATGCAGTTAGTGCATCACGTGTGCACTACAATCATTTTTTCCACTGGGGCAGACGTTGGACGACAACCTgcgaaaataaataataataattaaatctcACTGAAATCATGGTGAATAAATGCATTTTCGTGGGCCAAATTTTGGGTGATAAGCATGAGCGAAAAGACCCTTCGTTCTTGTGGTATACTTGTAGTCTTGTACTGAtttattcacaaaaaaaaaaagagacacaTTTTCATAAGGACTCTTTTGGAGTAACATAATAATGAGAATA contains these protein-coding regions:
- the LOC127773863 gene encoding serine/threonine protein phosphatase 2A 57 kDa regulatory subunit B' kappa isoform; translation: MWKGFLSKLPRKTSASGRGADLDSGQCSNGAGNGNPIQRTSSCGSIPSGRSTSTIKRMSSAIFPSSVVAGIEPLVSFKDVPNSEKQNLFVSKLNLCCAVFDFSDPNKSSAEKDIKRQTLLDLIDYVDSSSSRFSEAVIAASSRMFAVNLFRVFPPNYRSGSSGGGEGEEEEPMFEPAWCHLQLVYELLLKFIGSSSLDAKVGKKYFDHSFIVKLLNLLDSEDPRERDCLKTILHRIYGKFMVHRPFIRKAVSNIFYHFVFETDRHNGIAELLEVFGSVISGFALPLKEEHKIFLWRVLVPLHKPKSVGVYLQQLTYCVTQFIEKDPKLASSVIIGLLRYWPITNSQKEVMFLSEIEEILETISTAEFQKCMVPLFRRIAQCIKSSHFQVAERALFIWNNDNVISLIAQNRQMIMPIIVPALEHNSQNHWNQAVLNLTDNVKKMFSEMDDVLFSACLVKYKEDEERQASLESKRRLTWEKLESAASFQPVTGHTAVLVGRQPSANLIATLI